A region of the Burkholderia savannae genome:
GCGCTCGTCACGGCGGCGGGCGGCGAGCGTCGCGCGGCAATCGTCGCCGATCCGCTCGGCCGGCCGGCGCGCGCCGCGTTCGGCATCCTGCCCGGCGGCACCGCGGTCATCGAGATGGCCGAGGCGAGCGGTCTGCATCGGGTGCCGCCCGAGTCGCGCGATCCGCGCGTCACGTCGAGCCGGGGCACGGGCGAGCTGATCCGCGCGGCGCTCGACGCCGGCGCGCGCCGTTTCATCGTCGGTCTCGGCGGCAGCGCGACGAACGACGGCGGCGCGGGCATGCTGCAGGCGCTCGGCGCGCATCTCGCCGACGCCGACGGCCGGCCGATCGGCCCGGGCGGCGCGCCGCTCGAGCGGCTCGCGCGCATCGACGTCGCCGGTCTCGACGGCCGGCTCGCGGCGTGCGCGTTCGAAGTGGCGTGCGATGTCGACAATCCGCTCGTCGGGCCGAACGGCGCATCCGCGGTGTTCGGCCCGCAAAAGGGCGCGACGCCCGAGATGATCGCGCATCTCGATCGCAACCTCGCGCATTTCGCGGCGATCGTCGCGCGCGACGTCGGCCCGGACGTCGCGCGGCTGCCGGGCGGCGGCGCGGCGGGCGGCCTCGGCGCGGCGATGTCCGCGTTCCTGAACGCGACGCTGCGCCCGGGCGTCGAGATCGTGTCCGACGCGCTGCGGCTGCGCGACGCGATTCGCGGCGCGAGCCTCGTCGTGACGGGCGAAGGCTGCATCGACGGCCAGACGCTGCGCGGCAAGGCGCCCATCGGCGTCGCGCGGATCGCGGCGGAATGCGGGGTGCCGGTCGTCGCGATCGGCGGCGCGGTGACGGGCCAGGCCGACGCGCTGTACCGGCACGGCTTCGACGCGCTCTTCGCGTCCGTCAGGCGCGCGTGTACGATCGACGAGGCCCTTCGCGACGCGGCGACGAACGTGCGCTTCGCCGCGCGCAACGTCGCGGCGGCGATTCGCGTCGGCTGGCAGCTCGGCCGGCGCGCGCCGGCGCGGCACGCCGCGTAGCGCACCCGCATCGGCCGCCCGTTCGCCGGCCGGCCGCATGCATCCGATCCACTTCTCAGCTCTGCACACGGATATGCGAAACGAAAGCCACACCGACCGCGAGCGCCGCCGTTCGACGAAGATCGTCGCGACGCTCGGCCCGTCGAGCTCCACGGAGCCCACGATCGAAGCGCTCGCGCGCGCGGGCGCCGACGTCTTCCGCCTGAATTTCAGCCACGGCACGCATGCCGATCACGCGTCGCGCCACGCGGCCGTGCGCGCGATCGAGGCGCGCATCGGGCATCCGATCGGCATCCTGCTCGATCTGCAGGGCCCGAAGCTGCGCGTCGGGCAGTTCGCGGGCGCTCGCGCGCGGATCGCGAAGGGCCAGCCGTTCGTGTTCGACCTGAACCCCGCGCCCGGCGACGCGCAGCGCGTGTCGCTGCCGCACCCCGAGATTTTCGACGCGGCCCGGCCGGGCCATCTGCTTCTCGTCGACGACGGCAAGCTGCGGTTTCGCGTGGAGGCGGTGTCGGCGGGACGCATCGAGGCGGTCGCGCTGCTCGACGGGATCGTGTCCGATCGCAAGGGCGTCAGCGTGCCCGACGCGACACTCGCGATCCCGGCGCTGTCCGCGAAGGATCGCGACGATCTCGAATTCGGGCTGTCGCTCGGCGTCGACTGGGTCGCGCTGTCGTTCGTGCAGACCGCGCAGGACGTGCACGACGCGCGCGCGCTGATCGGCTCGCGCGCCGCGATCGTCGCGAAGATCGAGAAGCCGCAGGCGGTGACGAACATCGTCGACATCGTCGAGGCCGCCGATGCG
Encoded here:
- a CDS encoding glycerate kinase → MKIVIAPDSFKESLSAVETARQIEAGFREVFADADYRCLPIADGGEGTVDALVTAAGGERRAAIVADPLGRPARAAFGILPGGTAVIEMAEASGLHRVPPESRDPRVTSSRGTGELIRAALDAGARRFIVGLGGSATNDGGAGMLQALGAHLADADGRPIGPGGAPLERLARIDVAGLDGRLAACAFEVACDVDNPLVGPNGASAVFGPQKGATPEMIAHLDRNLAHFAAIVARDVGPDVARLPGGGAAGGLGAAMSAFLNATLRPGVEIVSDALRLRDAIRGASLVVTGEGCIDGQTLRGKAPIGVARIAAECGVPVVAIGGAVTGQADALYRHGFDALFASVRRACTIDEALRDAATNVRFAARNVAAAIRVGWQLGRRAPARHAA
- the pyk gene encoding pyruvate kinase — its product is MRNESHTDRERRRSTKIVATLGPSSSTEPTIEALARAGADVFRLNFSHGTHADHASRHAAVRAIEARIGHPIGILLDLQGPKLRVGQFAGARARIAKGQPFVFDLNPAPGDAQRVSLPHPEIFDAARPGHLLLVDDGKLRFRVEAVSAGRIEAVALLDGIVSDRKGVSVPDATLAIPALSAKDRDDLEFGLSLGVDWVALSFVQTAQDVHDARALIGSRAAIVAKIEKPQAVTNIVDIVEAADAVMVARGDLGVEMSLEDVPSVQKRIIRLARAAGKPVIVATQMLESMTLAPTPTRAEASDVAAAVYDGADAVMLSAESASGEYPVEAVDFMRKIIATTEADPIQPQLMKAIVTAHAPNATDAIGAAIEVVSDTLRLGAAVTYTASGATAIRLSRLRPSTAILSLTPRADVARRLTLAWGVRSRVAVEATGIENIVEIAIEAAHAEGFPTDECPIVVAAGVPFGHPGSTNLMRIVWPTEMTRQ